The Halostagnicola kamekurae sequence GGATCGCCGACCCCGGCCGCGCCGATTTCGTCCGCATTCGCGGCGAGTACGTGACCAGCGTCAAACAGCGCTTCGACGAGGAGGGGATCGACATCCCGTATCCGGTCCGGACGCTCGAGGGCGGCCTCGAACTCGGAAACGGCCAACAGGTCGTCGAACCCGCGGAGTGATCGACTGAGTATTTGGGAAAACGGAGCAAGAAACGCCCTCTCGAGGGAATTAAAAGCAGTAGTACTCGGGTTAGAAGCCTTTTCCGAGCAGTTCGCGGGCGATGACGTTCTTCTGTATTTCGGACGTGCCCTCGTAGATCTGCGTGATCTTGGCGTCCCGGTAGAACCGCTCGACCGGGAAGTCGTTGACGTAGCCGGCACCGCCGTGGATCTGGACGGCCTCGTCGGCGACCTCCACGGCGACGCGGGAGGCGTACTCCTTGGCCATCGAAGCGAGTTTCGTGACGTCGCCGCCCTGATCGACGTTCCAGGCGGACTTGTAGGTCAGGTTGCGTGCGGCCTCGGTGTTCGTCGCCATTTCGGCCAGTTTGTGCTGGATCGCCTGGAACTCCGAGATCGACTTCCCGAACTGTTCGCGGTCCTGAGCGTACTCGAGGGCCGCTCGCGTCGCGCCTTTCGCGATCCCGACGCCCTGTGCGGCGACGGCGGTTCGGGTTTCGTCGAAGAACTGCATCTGTTGCATGAACGCGGCGTCCTCGGTGCCGACGAGGTTCTCCTCGGGGACGCGAACGTTGTCGAAGACGAGTTCGGCGGTGTCCGACGCGCGAATACCGAGTTTTCCGGTTATCTTGTCGGCCTGGAACCCGTCGCGGTCGGATTCGACGATTATCTGACTGAAGCCGTTGTACCGGCCCTCGGCGTCGGGGTTCGTCTTACAGAGCACGACGAAGAAGTCGCCGACGGTCCCGTTGGTGATCCACATCTTGTTGCCGTTGATGACCCACTCGTCGCCGTCCTTCTCCGCGCGAGTCGAGACCGAAGAGACGTCGGAGCCGGTGTCGGGTTCGGAGATCGCTGCGCCCGAGATCT is a genomic window containing:
- a CDS encoding acyl-CoA dehydrogenase family protein; this translates as MEFGLSDEQQQIREEVTRFAENEIVPVAEEYDVEEKYPHDVVDEAAKMGLTGSYIPMEYGGAGYSILDTAIITEELFSYDPGIALSIVSTSFGCEAIMNFGTEDQKERFLEPVALGEKISGAAISEPDTGSDVSSVSTRAEKDGDEWVINGNKMWITNGTVGDFFVVLCKTNPDAEGRYNGFSQIIVESDRDGFQADKITGKLGIRASDTAELVFDNVRVPEENLVGTEDAAFMQQMQFFDETRTAVAAQGVGIAKGATRAALEYAQDREQFGKSISEFQAIQHKLAEMATNTEAARNLTYKSAWNVDQGGDVTKLASMAKEYASRVAVEVADEAVQIHGGAGYVNDFPVERFYRDAKITQIYEGTSEIQKNVIARELLGKGF